The DNA region CTGATTAGCAAAAAGGGAAACTATTTAAGAATGAAACCTGAAGAATGCAATGGATATCACAATGTGTATCCCCTcagtgggcctgatcaactacaagctggTGAAAAATGTGATGccactaaggtacctgggaactcACTCCAGTTCTGTGAGCCTATTAGTCAGCATCACAAGAGTCAGACTGTGAAGAACCCACTTGAAAATATTGGACCAGAGAAAGTCTTCACAAGGGAGAATATACTCTGTAAATCTGAAAGGATTCATATGGAAGAAACCTGTAATACATCAACTGTCACTGTTGAAAAGacaactcaaataaaaaaaacttcctaTAAAAATTCTAATCTTAGTATGCATCAAGAAACCCACACAAgagaaaaattatatgaaaatattagaTATGTGGATCCCAACACTTACCAATCACATCTTGCAATAAATCAGAGACCACATACAGGGAAAAAaccctatgcatgtaaaccttgtgaaAAATCATTCGATTCTAAGTGCTGTCACAACATCCATTACAGTACTCACATACAGGAAAACCGCAATGTGTGTAATGAATATGGAGAGCCCACTTATCAGATGTCAGATCTCAttacacatcagaaaattcacaagCAGAGGAGGCCACATGAATGCAAAGAATATGGAAAAGCCATTTTCCAGAAATCATATTTCAtaacacatcagagaattcacacaggggagaaaccttatgaatgtcatgactgtggaaaagcctttggccgtAAGCCACACCTTATAaggcatcagaaaattcacacaggggagaaaccttatgaatgtaatgactgtggaaatgcCTTTCGCAATAAGTCAGAACTCAGAATGCATCAGATaactcacacaggggagaaaccttacgaatgtaatgactgtgggaaagcctttggccGGAAGTCAAGCCTCATaattcatcagagaattcacacaggggagaaaccttatgaatgtaatgactgtagAAAATCCTTTTGTTCTAAATCATATCTTATTgcacaccagagaattcacacaggagagaaactttataaatgtaatgactgtggaaaagcctttggctttAAGTCAGTTCTCagcaaacatcagagaattcacacaggggagaaaccttatgaatgtcatgactgtggaaaagcctttggctgtAAGTCAGCCCTCagtagacatcagagaattcacacaggggagaaaccttatgaatgtaatgactgtggaaaatccttttgCTCTAAATCATATCTCAttgcacatcagaaaattcacacaggggagaaaccttatgaatgtaatgactgtagAAAATCCTTTTGTTCTAAATCACATCTCATtacacaccagagaattcacacaggggagaaaccttatgaatgtaatgactgtgggaaagcctttggcTGTACATCAGCCCTCAGCAAACATtggagaattcacacaggggagaaaccttatgaatgtaatgactgtgggaaagccttttgCTCTAAATCACATCTCATTgcacaccagagaattcacacaggggagaaaccttatgaatgtaatgactgtggaaaagcctttggctttAAGTCAGTCCTCagcaaacatcagagaattcacacaggggaaaaaccttatgaatgtaatgtctgtggaaaagcctttggcctcAAGCCACAGCTCATAaggcatcagaaaattcacacaaggGAGAAATTATTTATGTGATGACTGTGAAAAGGCCTTTGGCCAtaaatcacaactcaaaatgcatcagagaatttaCATAGGGGAGAAGTCTCATGAATATAATGACTGTAGAAAAGCCTtcggccagaagtcaaacctcataatgcATCGGAGAATTCACACACAGCAGACAATCATTCGTGTAATGACTAGAAAATCCTTTTGTTATAAATCACAACTCATgaaacaccagagaattcacacaggggagaaacttTATGAATGTTATAGTGTGGGAAAGTCTTTGGCCATAAGTCACATCTCATAATCCATCACAGAATTCACACAGGAAGAAatcttatgaatgcaatgactatggaaaatccttttgCTATAAATCATAACTCATGACACATtggagaattcacacagggagaaacctcatgaaccCAGAaactggaaaagcctttggccagaagtcaaactTCATATTACATGAAAGAATTCACATGAGAGAAGCTTTATGAATATAATGACTCtgaaaagcctttggccataaGCCACAGCTAATAATCTATCAGAATTCACAGAGCGGAGAAATTTCATGAATGCTGCTCAAATTCTGGAGGTAACTGAAGTGTATTAAATAGATGAGCACAATCTCTGGTGGTAGATGTCAAAATAATGATCTGATCCGGGAAGATGGGCAGAGTGCTAGTAGGATCAACAACAGATTGATCAGGTAGCTTCCTGATACAGATCTAAGTATTAATATATGGCAATTCTTTCCTTAACAACATCAATGTTGGAAAATACATGATGTGGTGCACCTTTAGAAGCCATTTCTTAAGTCTATGTGGAATGCTTTTTgtgtgttgtcgctccccctcttcgcggaggaacgacactggaccctgcgctgttcttttgtctgctcggcccttcccaggtttgctgctggtccttcctgggttggctgctgacccctccacctctgtggaggggtggcaccccctgccactttccccgcttccgcggaggagcggcacaccgccggccggctctcttgggggctgctcaggtgttccttcagatgttcctcgtgcatgttgtctctctcctcctttatagtcctcttccaccaatcccaactctgctgcccacacgccaaacacactgctctcctccaatcagcagcaggatcagctcctgcagctcatcagtcaaattggcgagaggcagctgcgtagaagtttactcctccccagcgccatattgtgggagagcagatgcatagaataagtcttaattccagtaacttagtctagtctcagctgctccccacagtgtgtgtgtatttttccaatGTTTTTAATCACTAATGCCTCAACATATTTCTATATTCTAAAGCTCATTGGCATACAATCCATTTACAAATAAACCTGAGTGGCAGGAAGAGGACAGTTATTTTCAGAAATCCTCTACTATCTCAGAATTTTAATTTTGGTGTTTGATTCCTCCATGGATTATGGCTTTCATTGAGTGAGGCACTGGTTAATTTGATGACTGATGCTGCCATGATCTCTGATTCTGGGAAATTGTGCATTTTCTGGCTTAGTATTGTTTTCCTCTATTCTGAAAGAGTTGCTGGTTTTCTGTATGGGCTTTCTGTAATTATATAGGACTTGATCTGAATAGgggatgtgtggggagcaacccggactggactgagttactggaattgggacttattctatgcatctgctctcccacaatatggcactgagaggggagagacggcttctgcacagctgcctccagttcaaccaataggcagcaggacttgctcctgattggaggagagcagcgtactcggcgtgtgggcagccgagttaggattggcggaggaggactataaaggaggagagagacggcatgcaccaggaacatctaaggggaacatctaaggggaacacctgtgcagcccccgagagagccggccagcagtgtgccgctcccccgcggaagtggggaatgtggcagggggaaccgcccttccacggaggtggaagggacggtagccaacccgggaagaaccagcagcaaacccggggacggccgagcagacgaaagaacagcgcagggtcctgtgtcgttcctccacgaagacggggagcgacataatggtgccgtgactcggatatgaagcctaggcaggctttagtgtcgttcctccacgaagagggggagcgacagggatgTTTTGATCTGGTTGGATTTCTttccatcttatttttcttttcctccataACAGGACTGAGACTGTAGCACATGAGTGATTTGTTTAGGACTTGAGGCCAAAGAAAGAGTGAAGGCATAAAAAACATGAGAAGGGGGAGCAAATTCACAGAAGAAAGTGCTGCTGACTAGGTGGCTAATGTGAGCCAGCTGGTCTATATATTGAACTATGTGGTGCCAAGATACTGCTGTCAACTGATCTCCTGAGATTTGGAATCTGAGGCCATTGTGTATCACTGGatattttctctgatcttttCATAACCTTGTTAACTTGAGTAAGCAGTAAGAGAGACTGGAATATTCAATACAAATTAAGAAAACAGCTTTGTATGTTTGTTATACTAAAATGTGCCAGTCAATGAAGAACAGATCATAGAGGTCCACTCAGTAGAAACACAGTTGGTCACaagagtgaatgaatggaaaatTGTGAACAAGCTTTATATTATGCATTTATGTTTCAAGTTAATTGATTTGGGAAAAGGTCTTTGGTGCAATGCTTAATAaagcacttgggatgtccacactcTAGTATGAATATGGAGATTTCTgtccagttccacttctgattctagcatcctgctaatgcacatactgggaggctgcaggtgatggttcaaatatttggATCTTGCCATTCAAATGGAAACCTAGACTCAATTTTCACCTCCTGGTTTTAATCCGTCGTGGTCCAGCTGTTGGGAAACTTTAAGAATTAGACAAGTAGTAGATCATTTCCTGCCTCTGAGTGTCTGccgtcaaaatttaaaaacagctaAAGATTCTATAGTTTAGCTTATTCCTGTTCTTTGGATAAAGGATCTGTTCATGGTTTCTTATGTATTTGTCCCTGTGATGATAAGGGTATGTATATTGTGGCTCAGCCATAAGTTTCCAAGGGAGAAGACACTTTGTGTGAGGTCAACTGTGGCTTGTCAGGAATGGCAATGTACAACCATAAATATGGAAGctaaatattgaataaatacaGCATTGAAAAaggtttattggggctggcgctgttgtgtaggcgagtaaagctgccagctgcagtgttggcatcccatatgggcaccagtttgaatcccagctgctccacttattcaactttgtgctatggcctggtaaagcaatagaagatggcccaagttcttaggccccttgcacccatgagggagacctggaagaagctcctgaatcctggctttggataggcccagctctggccattgcagccatttggggaataaaccaatggattgaagacctctctctctctctgtgtttctctttctgcctctgcttctgcctctttgtaactctgcttttcaaataaacacatctttttctgaaaaaaaagtttactgaAATTTAAACATTGAAATTTTTATATCAGATTTTGACTAGAACTTTTGGATATTTAAGTGGCTTGAATACTAGTATGGATTTATACCATACTTTAAGTATCTAGGCGCATAGAATatttatgataaaatataaaagagaaccacaaatagaattttttcagtgtttcttttttaaatttaatttaaggtatacaaatttcatgtacttcatacataaagattcaggaatatagtgatactttccaccctatccTTCTTCCTACTTATGCTCTCACACTTCTTCCTCCACTTTATTCTtttctcattgttattttttataaaagtctGTTTTTAGTCTAATTAATGCTTATCAAATTAACCCAGACTAAATAAAGTGTTCatcaaattgtatgaaaaattaTTCATCAAGACAAGGACTATTAAAAAccatcacatttttaaattttttaaaagatttattttacttgaaagagttacacagagaaggaaaggcagagagagaagggtcttccatctgtttgtttactcctcaattggttacaatggctggagctgtgctgatcctgagccaggagccaggagtttcttccatgtctctcacatgggtgcaggggcccaaggacttgggtgatcatctactgctttctcaggccatagcagagagctggatagaaagtggagcagctgggactcaaactggggcccatatgggatgcaggcactgcaggtggcagctttacccactacagcacagttccagccccccAAATCCTCACATTTTAAagggtcaatttcacttctatagattaccttttaggttctctattaatgaacacagatcaggaagaatatGTGGCACTTCTggtttggggactggcttatttcactaaatacaaTCATTTACAATTGCAtcctttttgttgcaaacaacaacAGGCTTTCATTTTTTATCACCATGTGATAATTCATAATATGCATATACCagaatttttttatccagtcatcagatggtagacatctggattgattccatgtcttagctattgtgaattgggttACAATAAACCTGGGGTTTCAGatcactttcatatgctgatttcttttgggtaaataacCAGGAGTGGAAGGGCAGGGTTGTATTGTagttttatattcagatttctgaagtatctccatattgttttcaaCAGTGACTGAAccagtttaaattcccaccaacagtggaatgaggtacctttctcctcACATTCAAGccaatatttgttatttgttgattttagtAGAGAGCCATTCTATCTGAGGTGAGATAAAAACATCATggtagttttgattttcatttcttgatGCCTAGTGATCTTGAGCAGTTTTTATATGTCTGCtgatcatttgaattttctcCCTTGAAAAATTTTTGTTTAGGTACTTTGTacatttcctaactggattgtttagTTTGTTATTGTTGAGGGTCTTGAGCTCTTcatggattctggatattaatcctttatcggttgcatagtttgaaaatattttctcccattctgtaggtttcCTTTTCACTCTGCTCAGTGTTTGTTTTGCAcactgcagaagcttctcagtctgaagtaatcccatttgtcaattttggctttgactgcctgtgcttctgggttattttccaagaagtttttgcctatgctcATGCCTTGCAGGttttctcaatgttctctagtaatttgatgctatTGGGT from Oryctolagus cuniculus chromosome 8, mOryCun1.1, whole genome shotgun sequence includes:
- the LOC103346610 gene encoding LOW QUALITY PROTEIN: zinc finger protein 569 (The sequence of the model RefSeq protein was modified relative to this genomic sequence to represent the inferred CDS: inserted 2 bases in 1 codon) — translated: MSNSYCQRYHSGHLQIFPRAKKINTSPVMIAFEDLAVYFSWEEWQKMNNAQKILYRDVMLETYSSLFSLGHCTTKPDLIFKLERGAEPWMVEECLNQSLPVAMKRDDLIWTNQENQDKILSQHVMKNNKTSTLKRVEVRKKLHLSSSHVPNLISKKGNYLRMKPEECNGYHNVYPLSGPDQLQAGEKCDATKVPGNSLQFCEPISQHHKSQTVKNPLENIGPEKVFTRENILCKSERIHMEETCNTSTVTVEKTTQIKKTSYKNSNLSMHQETHTREKLYENIRYVDPNTYQSHLAINQRPHTGKKPYACKPCEKSFDSKCCHNIHYSTHIQENRNVCNEYGEPTYQMSDLITHQKIHKQRRPHECKEYGKAIFQKSYFITHQRIHTGEKPYECHDCGKAFGRKPHLIRHQKIHTGEKPYECNDCGNAFRNKSELRMHQITHTGEKPYECNDCGKAFGRKSSLIIHQRIHTGEKPYECNDCRKSFCSKSYLIAHQRIHTGEKLYKCNDCGKAFGFKSVLSKHQRIHTGEKPYECHDCGKAFGCKSALSRHQRIHTGEKPYECNDCGKSFCSKSYLIAHQKIHTGEKPYECNDCRKSFCSKSHLITHQRIHTGEKPYECNDCGKAFGCTSALSKHWRIHTGEKPYECNDCGKAFCSKSHLIAHQRIHTGEKPYECNDCGKAFGFKSVLSKHQRIHTGEKPYECNVCGKAFGLKPQLIRHQKIHTREKXYLCDDCEKAFGHKSQLKMHQRIYIGEKSHEYNDCRKAFGQKSNLIMHRRIHTQQTIIRVMTRKSFCYKSQLMKHQRIHTGEKLYECYSVGKSLAISHIS